CTCATTAAGGATGTCAAAAAGACACAAGAAAAGacatactactgctgctacaaaTTTGAAggctgaaattaattttttcaaactctGAGGTAATTTTGAGAGGGAGGTTGATCTGAATGAAAAGACACTACTTGCAAGCAGGCTGTCAAAAGATCTTATACGCATTGTCTAAGGAATGGCTTTtggtattcagttgaaactttcagggcatgttgagagGAATGTTCAGctatcaaaagacactatgtggtCACAATGACAAAAAATAACCTTGCTAGTACttatactactgctattactgtaATGGCTATACCGTCAGTGACCGTGATTACTTTAACTATGGCTACTGGTGATTATGACTGTGAATACTTTTGATGCCAACAACTTGGGACTGTCACTGCTTACAGCTAGGATTACCTAggactgcaactacttgcaaCTGAAGCTTTGGCTACTTATAATTAAGACTGAAATTGCTTAGAAGTAAAATACTTATGCTTGTGACTGCAATTAGCTGACAATTTATGATTAGAACTACCTGCATCTGCAACTGCTCTTACTCATGAATGATGCTACTTCTTTCTGTAACTATTACTAATTGTGACTGCATTGCAACTATTTTCCCTTGCAGATAATTGAGAGTGTGGCTTCTTATGACTACTTTGGACTTCGACCACTTGTGATTTCAAATTACTTCTGACTAGGACTGAGACTACTTACGACTCTGATTGTAATTATTCAATATTGCAATAATAGATGCATATGATGGGGACTTCTTAataattattactactactattgatgCTGCAATAGCAACAGAGGCTGCAACCGCTACAACTGTTCTAATGCTATGACTGCTGCTGCAACAACTACATCTAAAGGCTACAATATTTAAACCATaccataattttaattaattgaggATGTCAAAATGACACTTACATGCAATATCTAAGAGACAGAATATGAGCTGACTTAAAAGACACTTTGCACTCATAGGGTCAAAAGGGTGGATCTAAAATTCAGGTAGAAATAAATGGACATCTATCAAGCCATATTGTTATTGATGATGTTGGAGTCCCCCAGGGATCAATATTGGGGCCAttactatttttgatttatataaatgaccTCCCAAGGGGTTTACCCCAAGATAATAGCTTAGCagtaatttttgcagatgatacgGCTGTGACAGTAAAAGCTAAAACCCCATCTTTGTTGGTTGAGAAAATGGTGAAAGCAATGAAATCTTTGAATAAACTGCCTAGCTCcgaacttttctaaaactgaattCATGATTTTCTGGTGGTCACAATGGgcgataaataaaattaccatagatgagttaattgtaaatcaaagtaggataaaaaaaaagtacattcaTTTCGTTACCTTGGGGTTATTCTTGATGAGCTTTTATCTTTCCGTAAGCATTCTGATTATTTGAGATTGAAACTTGCCCATCACTTAGGTTCTCTTTACAGATTGAAACAGGTGTTTCCTTTCTccatccttaaaattttataccatTCTCTAATTGAATCATATCTTAATTATTGCCCTATAGTTTATCTTAACACATTTATGGTCCATCTGCAACCTCTTCAGAttattcaaaataaggcaattagaattctGGGTGCCTTTGTCCATTGCCCTGCGAGACTTAAAAATCTGTCAGAAACCCaaactatatatatttttctcaatatactTAATCTCAAACAATTGAAGGACATGCATGCAGCAATTTGGTATTATGATATCCAATCCTCAGCAAATTATTTCCATGATTTGGGTATAATTGGGACTCCCACTTCTCCTGCTCTCCTGCCCACTGCATCCGCTCCAAGAAGTATTGCCTTCCGCCAATTAAATCAGAAAGAGCTAGATTCTCAATCAGATAACAGATTCCAAATATTGCAAATAAACTTAACTTAGTAGAAATATCCCGAAGTTTCACAAgtcgattttctttgaaaaaacatatttcaaaaataattctttgccTGGATGGCGGGATtgattaataatagattttagtatgtattttgctGTGGTGTTCTTGCGCTGGGGTGGCCTCCTCTATGATCTCCttccttgtatgttttttttttctctcatatgtttttttttgtcttagttttttctctctcctttaaaaattattagtatGACAAgacgttgtgttttttttatgcatttgttcTGCCCCAGCCTTAcaagctctgctctctgttggggcataatattgtttctgtatattttaatttgaattaataaatattgattgattgattgaaaaaaaaaatacctcagAAACAGCAAAGAGTATTTGGTTAAGACTAATTGAGGTagattgaaaagaaattttgtgTATACTAGATAGTCGAAAGTGTTTAGCTGTGACAAATCGAAAGCACCTAAAGGAATTAAGCTGATAATTAAAGCCATGTTGAGTTGGATGGATGATTAAATTCTGAATAATCAAGggccaaaacataatttttgtcAAACTAACAGCTTTTGACTCCAGATTATATGCATAGCTGATTTTAACCACTATTCAGCTTAATCTGTCAAGGTCCAATGTTGTAACACTTAGAGAGATGTACTgtaagttaaaagtaaagataaaactTCCTGGATCATCTACTCCGAAAAAAAGGTCTGCAGTATTGATTTCTATCTTTAGAGTTACTAGATAGGTCCTAATAGATCCCCTCCTGAAGGCAGATACAACACTTCTCgtaaatgaaataatttgtgtgccttttaagtttcatcaacactctttactttcatctgaGGAAAGGTTGATATTCTCtggtgtttaattttatttaataaatttacatTACCTAATAAGTCAACTGCATGCTGACAGAAAATTAGAATAGTGTCTATAGAAACAgtaaaattatttcttcttgctattataataagaaaaactataattttaaatcccaagtTAGGCTAGTCTTGACTTTCAAGATCAtatttgaatactaaacttgtgTCTTTTGAATTATCTTCTATCCATTCGTCAAACCTGACATTCATCTCTGGCGTAAAATGATTTCTCCAACCACCTGTTTTTCCTTCTCTGATGAAGCTGCCATCTGTTTGAAAGAATCCAAATTTCTGTAGCTCAGAGTTATTTACAGCTGGGTTTTTCTTGAAGCTGTCAATAATTAGGTGGTGTTTGAGTATTTTATAATCTTCGTCATTGTATTGCTTCCCAAGAAaggctgatattttttttagttgaggAATTAAATCAGACTTCATATCTTCatagaataagaataaaaagttaGGATGGTGACGCAGGCTCCATGCTGCTTTAACTTGTGGCCAATAAGGTGAGAACATGACCTCATCGTTGATAAAAAGATTCATGAATTCTTCGAAAGATGCTTTAGTCTCTTGAAATTTTATAAGTTTATGATGGTAGTACCAGCTAACACATACGTCCTTAGGATTCCTGGCTACATAAACTACTTTGCAAGTTCTTAATAGTTTCGGAGGTAATAGATAGAAAGGCAGATGGGTTTTGACAAAGCGAGGTGACGGCATGGCCGCAATTTCTTTAGGAGTAGCTATTGGTTTGAATAATGAGCTATTATCCTGTTCAGGCAAGATTTTGTGAGGATTCTCCCACTTTTTGGCGATTTCCTTAACTCTGACAGTTTCACAGGTATTATTTGTATCATTCTGTATCATTGTCACTGCTTCTTCAGGTAGTAAACCTGCCATCTCAAGAAAGGGGAAACGATTATTTAGGTTAACTTTAGCACTTTCAAAGTCCAAGTTATTTGCCAAGAGCCACACTTGCTCCTGTGTCCATGTTGtccctgtaataaaaaaattgtctatACTAACGAAGTCTAAAAGgttcaaaagaaatttaattgaaaagaaagtGAGGATAGTatattaataatgaaatatactgGTTAGACTAGGAAGCGGAAAAATAATGAGGAAAGAAAGGTGAtctttctaccccccccccctctctctctctctctctctctctctctctctctctcttcctctccCTTTCTCTTCAAATTACTGGGTTTAAAGATTTAAAGACCAAGTTCcttctttgatgaaaaattgttacattaaaattaaaacgaacaaaagtgaTTTTCTATGCTAGGAGAGCTACTCCCTTCTtgatccctcccccctccaactttcaGTCAAAGTCTCTAGGTGCTTCACTTAAAGTACTAATGAGTTCAAAAATACAATTAATGAGTAATtgccagtgtttttttttttgttttttgctatttAACTAGTTGCCTTAAAACattttaacttaacttaacaGTTTACTGTTTGAAGTTTATGCTCcttgtacaaaaaaataatatctcattatttttgttatttttaataacaTATAAACCCCTTAAACTCACCTTTGGAATTCAAGTTTAACTTTTGCTGAACTATGCTTTAAGAAAAAGAGCTCATAATggtaaaattagttttcaaaataaattaactgtGGCCAAAATAAACCAACGTCGCTACAATAATGTGTCTTCAACCTCCTAAACACACCAACTGCATGCTTTAGTGTGTAACCGTCTGAAAATTTATTCAGTTCCCTCATGCACCTTTCATAGAAAGCATCAAAATTTAGgcccatattaattttttgatgctTAGATTACCCATCCCTCATAAAAAAACATTGTGCAAAAACCTACGATGTGGAGTGCAACTCTGAGATCCTCTATGTCCACTGGACATACTCTGAGATCTCATTGGATATACAGTCTGTAGCCATGTTAAACTTTCTTATGAACTGAATCTACTTTTTAGGACAAAGGGTAAGCAGAATCCGTCGTTCAGGTTCTATGATCACCCTGTACCTTGGTATATTTCTAAAACCGTACTTGGGGCAATGAACTCTTACTTGACCCATGTGTTAGCACTAGCTGGATGTACCAAGATTCCAGGTTTCCATAACTTGATTCAATACAATGGACTCTCTGCGTGATCGATCGCTCGtctgtcttcattttttttaacatggtCAATGACTGAATGTAGCATATATGTCATCAGTTATTTTGCACATAGATGACGTAGTATGACCATCTGATTTGTAAGTCAACCCTTTTTTATATCTTAGGATAGAATGACCTAttgggttgaaactttcagtgaggCTAACCCTTGTtgcaaatataatttattttcatttctgaacatcattttttagtttttacaaacGGGGATTCCCCACCCCAAGTCAAAAGGATTTTAGATGCTATGAAGGTCAATAATTATTATCCAGTCATCGATTTGGATTATGTAGATGAATCTTTCTGGGGGTTGGAATACTATGAAATTGGACCTTCAGGGGAGAGTAAAGAGGAATATTTAAATGTAAAGGGTCCTGTACTAGATgttacaaaaatcaaaattaatatcCATGTATCGAATGGAGTTATTGAGATGAAACTTTACGATATTGTTTAGTGGTTTAATGTTGAATTtaatccataattttttttttcgagtttaGACATTCACTGGGAAGGCTATATGCATCTTTTCTTGACCTGAAAGGACCGTTCGATGAAGTAGTAAgggaaatttcaaaatttgttacaggagataaaaaataaacaaaaataatgacatAATATGGAATAGGATATTGACCAAGAAAAAgaatgagtaaataaaaaaagaaaaagaagttagTAAGTGTATACTCGGTCAGCAACAAAAGAAACGTTAAGAAAAAGGGGGGTCAATGAAGAAAACAACTTTACAACATGCCTATTGTGGTGTTAGCAAAGGAAAAGGAAGAATAATTGAAATATGTAATTGACaaactagaataaataaaaaggaataaaacaaatcaGCATATGCTAACTATGGCATCTTTTCTTGGTCTGAAAGGAGCTTCTGATGAAATAGTAAGAGAAtttcagagttttttttatagttaggAGATATAGTTAGATATATATCGTTAGAtatattagatatatatatagttagATATATAGTTAGATATAGTGAGATATAGGAgatatagtttttttatagttagcCAAGGAGATTTGTTAGATTTTAATAGCAACTTATAGCGTAATTAGGACAGTCGTTCAAGTTGGAAAACAGTTGTGTAGAGTAATAAATTCGAGTAGAGGGTTTAAGAAAGTATATAGTTTGTCACCtaggttgttttctttatttatgatgacattttaatagaaaaatttaaatagaaatatttattttaatttatttatctattttatttatttaatatttatttaatttaaattttaaaaattttaatagaaatagaaatacatTGAAAGTTTCACATGCATTTTCAAACCGAATGTTTAAGGTATCATTAAATGGTAGATGGGGTAACTATTTTGTACTTATGGTCTATAAGCCTAAGCGACATTAACTTACAGAAGAAGATTTTTCAATAGTAAACTCAGACCTCAACATagcccgaaagtttcaacttaacaccttCAGCTATTTCTTATgtattgctgatacgtccttttgaatATCAGCATGCAAGTGGATTGGTTTGATCGTGTTTGTCTTCCCTCTAAGCAGGTATGTGGGTTGTGCCTACCCCATAGGCATAGTTATTTTaccattagactattttgaacaagatgagCATTTCGAAATTCAATGTTTTTGAAGGGAAATCCGCAAAAAAGCATGTGATGAGTGCTAGCAGCCCTCCAATTGGTTTTAAACTTCCCTTGGAATGTATCCTGAACGTTTCAACTTAACATGCTCAgccattcttaagatattgccattctttctttttgataaaatagaTCCAAATAATGTCTCTTGATTAAGTTCAACATACGCCTTAATATTCTAAAAACTTTCTCCTCAATACCCTTGGCCTTTTTCGGCACACCTAGAATCAAAAGTTGATCCTTTTCCTGATAATAAATCCTGCATGTGGACAATGGGCAGATTAAATAATTTACAGTTCTTGCCCAGGGCTGTGAGGGCATGACATCCCTGGAGGCAGAGATTTGAGACCTTCTGGCTAGTTTTGTCAACTAAGTCACGATAAAGTGATTATTTCATAAATTCAATCAACTTGAAGAGGGGGCACCTGATAAGGGcaaagagggggggggctagttgccatcctCTTCATAATCACCTTAGCAAAccgtgaaagtttcaatttaatactctTAGCGGCTCCTTCAATCTTGCTGATATTCCTTTTGGAGAACTAGCAAGCATATGGTATCTTGATTGGGTTTGACGTGTCCATAAAGTTTCTTCTTCATACACTAAGctattttggagaaaaaggatCAAACTTACTctctttttcatataaaaaaccTTACATGTTTACAATGAGAAACTGTCATAGCTTATAAGCCTTGTCCCAGGGGAAGCAATGGGTTATGtcaaccccagaggcatagttatttgacattccgaaaatattgaacaaaatggctatctcaaaatattgatcttATGTATTGAGGAATAAGGaaatatatcatgaaaagagaaatcaccaatgctacagcacaaacacaaaaaaaaaaaaaaaaaaaaaaaaaaaaaaaaaaaaaaaaaaaaaaaataataaaaaaaaaaaaaaaaaaaataaaaaaaataaaataaaataaaataaagagacagaaggagaaaaggaagactgttttcctaaattagtgattaatatagaccagcacttgaatgaggcctcaaccctactcatccatacaatcacataggtcaaacagcatagccacacacaatcaaccataaagaataatccatggacaggcagtcatgtcgtcaataagtataagtcgtcatttactgaacaatagaaaaaataatatagacaaataattcagaggcaacacccaacataagggctcatcaggagaatacactggcctatattgggtttcgccactctaaattctctacccagcacagtgttgtggctaccacagaatatccatggcatccccgcgtcaggtatcacccccaaattacatgcctatgaaaaaaaaaaaaacagcaaatgtaaaacaaccaaccaaaaccaaaaccaaaacaagcttatcctgttaatatatccctccctttagcaacaataggtaaactaaatattataaattttaccaaatcacaaatattaacacattgcaaaaaacctgaatgaactaaacaattatagaattcatctttaccatgtggctaatttttcaaaaaattacgctcaattagaaacgcaattcaaaataaatggcgctgtgacaacatttctcaaacctcccaaattagttaaaaatttctttaagcatttctagataattcttttgatatttatttaaaagttcgttataatgaaaactaaattttttaaattgccaagttaatttatttgcagaaaaacctcttgatatcaatttttggcttaatattttacatctatttttaaaatcaatataattactacaaatccttgcataacgaagtaactgtgagaaaaacgctgaatatgtgatatttgagtgtatattactttcagggaatgggaaactaatcacttcaaaatcaaaatcatccgttttattatacattttaaaacttaatttattattatcacaaatattaa
This is a stretch of genomic DNA from Artemia franciscana chromosome 18, ASM3288406v1, whole genome shotgun sequence. It encodes these proteins:
- the LOC136038482 gene encoding sulfotransferase 1C4-like isoform X2; translation: MDFAMSSRRSEIDFQPLPRDVQRRIAEAFPINRSMVKTEKEGFIISSNYKNYAKDVYNFPLNSTDVWVVTFPKSGTTWTQEQVWLLANNLDFESAKVNLNNRFPFLEMAGLLPEEAVTMIQNDTNNTCETVRVKEIAKKWENPHKILPEQDNSSLFKPIATPKEIAAMPSPRFVKTHLPFYLLPPKLLRTCKVVYVARNPKDVCVSWYYHHKLIKFQETKASFEEFMNLFINDEVMFSPYWPQVKAAWSLRHHPNFLFLFYEDMKSDLIPQLKKISAFLGKQYNDEDYKILKHHLIIDSFKKNPAVNNSELQKFGFFQTDGSFIREGKTGGWRNHFTPEMNVRFDEWIEDNSKDTSLVFKYDLESQD
- the LOC136038482 gene encoding sulfotransferase 1C4-like isoform X1 translates to MEKGFAMSSRRSEIDFQPLPRDVQRRIAEAFPINRSMVKTEKEGFIISSNYKNYAKDVYNFPLNSTDVWVVTFPKSGTTWTQEQVWLLANNLDFESAKVNLNNRFPFLEMAGLLPEEAVTMIQNDTNNTCETVRVKEIAKKWENPHKILPEQDNSSLFKPIATPKEIAAMPSPRFVKTHLPFYLLPPKLLRTCKVVYVARNPKDVCVSWYYHHKLIKFQETKASFEEFMNLFINDEVMFSPYWPQVKAAWSLRHHPNFLFLFYEDMKSDLIPQLKKISAFLGKQYNDEDYKILKHHLIIDSFKKNPAVNNSELQKFGFFQTDGSFIREGKTGGWRNHFTPEMNVRFDEWIEDNSKDTSLVFKYDLESQD
- the LOC136038482 gene encoding sulfotransferase 1C4-like isoform X3, which codes for MSSRRSEIDFQPLPRDVQRRIAEAFPINRSMVKTEKEGFIISSNYKNYAKDVYNFPLNSTDVWVVTFPKSGTTWTQEQVWLLANNLDFESAKVNLNNRFPFLEMAGLLPEEAVTMIQNDTNNTCETVRVKEIAKKWENPHKILPEQDNSSLFKPIATPKEIAAMPSPRFVKTHLPFYLLPPKLLRTCKVVYVARNPKDVCVSWYYHHKLIKFQETKASFEEFMNLFINDEVMFSPYWPQVKAAWSLRHHPNFLFLFYEDMKSDLIPQLKKISAFLGKQYNDEDYKILKHHLIIDSFKKNPAVNNSELQKFGFFQTDGSFIREGKTGGWRNHFTPEMNVRFDEWIEDNSKDTSLVFKYDLESQD